One Anguilla rostrata isolate EN2019 chromosome 15, ASM1855537v3, whole genome shotgun sequence genomic window carries:
- the LOC135240363 gene encoding small ubiquitin-related modifier 3-like, which translates to MSEEKTKEGVKTENDHINLKVAGQDGSVVQFKIKRHTPLSKLMKAYCERQGLSIRQIRFRFDGQPINETDTPAQLEMEDEDTIDVFQQQTGGCS; encoded by the exons ATGTCTGAAGAGAAGACAAAG GAAGGTGTGAAGACCGAGAACGACCACATTAACTTGAAGGTGGCCGGTCAGGACGGGTCGGTGGTGCAGTTTAAAATCAAAAGGCACACGCCCCTCAGCAAATTAATGAAAGCCTACTGCGAAAGACAG ggtttgTCAATTAGGCAGATTAGATTTAGGTTTGATGGACAGCCGATCAATGAGACGGACACACCGGCACAG CTGGAGATGGAAGATGAGGACACTATCGACGTATTTCAACAACAGACCGGGGGCTGCTCCTAA